Genomic window (Musa acuminata AAA Group cultivar baxijiao chromosome BXJ1-9, Cavendish_Baxijiao_AAA, whole genome shotgun sequence):
cgctcctttgacaatcgaccttcgtccacccactcttgggtcacacctagatgatgttaggatcgagagcactaagagggggggggtgaattagtgcagtggaaatctttcagcgattaaaaacgaaagctgcgttcgttcgataaaaactattttgatgcaaaagccaattctaagattacttatgattaagtgcagtttatgtctaaacacagttggcgtctaagcgcaatttatgcagtttgcagtttgcgtctaaatgcagattgcgtctaagcgcagtttgcatctaagcgcagtttgcgtctaagctcagattgcgtttaagcgcagtttgcgtctaagcgcagtttacgtctaaactcagattgcatctaagcgcagtttgcgtctaagcgcagtttacgtctaagcgcagattgcgtttaagcgcagtgcagtttgcgtctaaacgcagttttacgtctaaacacagttttacgtctaaacgtagttttacgtctaaacgcaatttgcgtctaaacgcagttttacgtctaaacgtagttttacgtctaaacacagtttacgtctaaacgcagttttacgtctaaacgtagttttacgtttaaaagtagtttacgtctaaaacacagttttacgtctaaacagaatcaagacgtaaacgtaaactgcaaagaaacttattcgcagaaatcagtttgcaattataaacagaatcaagatgtaaacgtaaactgcaaagaaactcgttcgcagaaatcagtttgcagttataaacagaatcaagacgtaaacgtaaactgcaaagaaactcgttcgtaaaagcgtagaagacagtttacagttataaatagaatcaaaatgtaagtgtaaaccgcaatgtagagatcgtacgaaaacaccgatttacgtctgaatgcagatttgaaaagaacataacttagaaacttgttcgtaaaagcgcagagagcagtagctatgtaggaggtttgcagtaatgataaagtgctcaaaatgaaagcaaaccagagatttagagtggttcggtcagtcttgacctactccacttttggcttcctccaccgacgaggtcaccgacgtcaactagaagccttccttcaataggcgaaggccaactaccctcttacagattcactccttttgacgggcttaggagacaacccttacagaagttttctctcctctctttacaactcaaacttgaagaatagaaagaggagaactagcagttttgagctctaagaaacacagaaagatagcaagatttcgagtgtgtgttctgtgctttcagtgctgaatgggtggggtatttataggccccaacccagttcaaatttggagctcaaaacgatcaaatcccggaattccgggatcaggcggttgcaccgcctggcagagctcgaagactgagcccaggcggtgccacctcttgactgaggcggttgcacctctctgccagagctcgaagaccgagctcaggcggtgccacctctctgtcaaggaggttgcaccgcctagtctagctcgaagattgagctcaggcggtgccacctcttgacagaagaggttgcaccgcccagcctcgctcggagaccaagccctgggtggttgcacctcttggctggggcggttgcacctcccagcttcgttgggagaacctctcctgggcggtgccacctctgaccctggcggtgccacctctttcactatttcagctcacttggtttggctccaaacttggcccaaactagtccgaacttgggcctaattggcccctacttgggttataggattaacacctaatcctaaccctaattatcatgctaactatgattttaaagacattttctaagctattacaaagtccgcaagtcaagacttcttctggcgagcttccggcaaacttccggcaggtcttccgatgaactctcggaaaccattctgcggactcccggcaagctcctagacttcacgatttgatcttagcgagttccaacgagcttcttcggcaagctccgatctttctcggcgagctccgcgaacttccaacgaaccttccggtgagcttccgaaaatccttcggcaaactcccaactcattctcggctagttccggtagcattcccgatgaaccttcggacttccgtcgaactctcgaacttgcaacaaatccttcgcgcttgactccgacactttgtttcgctttatgtcttcatcgttatcatagttaatcctgcacaattaaagacaaaaacttcgatcgagataattaatcctaagcaattaaccaagttgtccggcatgtcattggtccctcgacgcttctctgattcttcgacgcatcgtcctctcctgcggcctattgcccaatcggccagttgactccacaactccgatatccttggcataataaccgctcttcttggcccgatgcccgagtccattgcccgaagccttctgtcgatacgtcgaccgatccaccggcccaacgtccaatcttctgacatgttcctccggcacaacatgattttcctgctttaattgtctcatccagatcgaagcatcctgcgtcactcaaaacgcagattaaatcataaacatatatcaagtagtttcatcatcaaaatacgagattcaacagatgaagcactgctctaggacagtccatcgcctagtagctcccgaagtccaccgacttcgctgtaattagtgtaccattgtctagatcctgggcctctacccctaccaacacaatctccgctgagcaccgcttccttcatggcaacttgaatggcaacactgtggcatattcttcaagagtacccgcctctacgtcctcttgccctgtgctaaggccttctgaacccaacttcgcctccgcaaattgagttgccttagttcctccatcaaatactcctccaagataaagtgcatgtgcctagaagctcccttcgtctttggcaccatgcaagatgagtccactccgtcagaatgaatgacccatggaacaacatgatcctgctcttgcctctgcaaaagttcatgtccttgacctctatccaagaaaagcactatgcctccgctccatgttccatcttctatgctggctcccttcatgcggcttgggtacttcgccaagttacacccaagttgctccgctcctcattttcgcattgagttgatggtggtcctcgtgcccaccattccacgagtcagccctcccttgagtccgatctccatatcaactccaagtgtgccttcatttgcgttgcattgggtcgctcccccacttgatctcgcaatgcatctaccaatgcattctctcgagcgagatcatgcgatgactcatcgccgcttgctcagtcattgagcttcgtagagttgttgtttgttgaggtactcctcctcaacttgtgaggtccgtcccacatgattctccctctggagagccaagacttatccctcctagataactgtcccgttggagaaacatctctcttcatttcggagaccaccatccccttggactactccaatctactgaacaaactgtgcattgttctgctttCTGCAAACacccttgctagattgcgactccacatcaatacagcccccgctgcaccactcaaggcctagcaacatgctgaactcgttgcacaattCAGCCTCCTACaaatgtatccttcacatgtcgaagagaaagtttcaatgctccatggcgccaagtttcgatcgccttgggatagccGCGAACATTCCGTCATCTGCATACAAgcctatgcatgagtaccgaattctttgagttagaaattcccctcacctctgtgagctttgcacaactctttcggtcgctaaataactcattccaccttggatggtctcatcctttaccaagcgccttgcttgccttgggcaccatcaagtataattgttaacgttgagccgtagctcaaactcagccatcccaacctttgtgcgctccaacattcttccaagcttatctgttctcgtggtgcctcttgcgtgaagggttggccattcctctgaatgccaatatcagatgcccgctcctccgagcgactccttttccctacatctccatgcccgttttcccccaaacggtcacgagtgtgctgactgccctcaacgcagcctcgctaggtcccccacgtttgcatgataagtgtttctatgagtgcttgtcccgctctgataccatctgtcatggacttagctggttttgcctaagtcatgcggcacccttgcgtgttcgtccgtaaaggtcagcctccccgaagcctcccatgtcccttaggacccacaaaagagataacgggttagagaaaatgcttcattcgggatccacaagcaaacatatccgaaaacacttaatagacaatgcaaattacaaacagactttacaagctctgaatagttgcataacaaagggtcaaaatgatccattatagaccgaaaatatctcacacgtgtccacatgacacaacctttatttacaagcctaaaacggccatcaacctaactaaaatgggtctattaagccttcgaccatcctgctacatgctgtacaaaacatgaatataccaaaagacacggacatacataagcattacatcaaacatcttgtttagcagtttgtccgtgacaatgtgtcatatgatttgatttttgttattattgtggtatgcattaaatataatatattatttattaaaatattattattcatgACATACAACTATAATAAATGTTTGAATAAGTATGCATTATGTATAATGATATGATAGGCATCAATATATGATTAATTCATGTTGATTATGAATCATTTATTGTGAGTATATTTCTGACAATATATAATCTATTAATCTTGTTAGTTGATGTCCTATTGATCCATGTTGTAATTACTCGTATTTATTAATATGAGATCAAAATATTGCTATATGCTTCTTTTGAACTCTAGCTTATTCCCTACTTGGTATTTATGCTTAAAAAAAAACAGTTTTGTTTGAAGATAACATCGTATCGAGAGCAAACGCTAGAGAATTATTCGAGATGAAGAtagattttataattataaatatattaatttacaataaaaaaatactattatataAGAGGAGATTTTGTTTCTGCGTCGATCGATCTACATGAAACCTGAGTTAGATGATTCGGAATTTGACAATGGTCCTACAGTATTTTAGGCAAGGCATCTGACTTCAActccagctgctgctgctgctcctgcaAAATATATCTCGTAGAAGCATGGTTCACTTAactctggctgcggctgcggcgtccTGCAGAATATATTTGGGATTAACACGAACGAGATTCTAAATTGCGTTATCATACACGAGGGACAGGCAGTAGTCCTATATCAAGCGATAATAAAGATCTGGTCATACACCCGTTAGCGTAAGGAGAGTCCGACGACGATATGCAGGTGACCGACTGTAGCTCTCGTCAGGACGAAATGAATAGCTACAGCATCCATCTAAAATCAATGACGATGCAGTTTTCCAAGGATCCACATAACCATATCCTGTTCTGTGCTACTTGGTCAAGGCAATCCTATCTCAGATGACACGCCTGTTAGCATGAGGAGAATCTTCACGGCAATATGCCTGTGATCGACTGAGGCGAATAGCTTCGGCGAGGATCAGGAGATCTTCTACCTCGCGGACTGCAACTCCTGGCGACACAAAAGATGTTCCACATTTTAGAAGTAACGAGGAATGATACATATCACCCGACCCTAATTGTTTCTCTGGTGTTATTCTCTTCGCaactgatagaaataatagaagataagaacaataattgaagaagctttattgtagaaataaaataactttagcttgaatctattaacatgttcatctcctatttatacagattaggaggaaggatttccctcaacagaataaacagaatagagagatttcctcatctaattggggaaatcttatcctctatcaagttggggaaatcttatcttctatcatgcccccgcaagatggtgctcctaggataccaatcttggatcgatgcaaagaatggtttacaagcgagaggctgcgacggtagagaagaaatctacaacaatgttgtagtgatgctactacagcaaaggaggaaactgcaacaaaggaggaaactgcaacaaaggaggaaactgtagcagaagaggaagctgtaacagaagaggaagaaaaatagctacaacgaggaagaaaggtggggcagtgctgatgagcaacactaagatgccgtagcggaagggaacggacgttggctcTAATACtaggatagaaataatagaagataagaacaataattgaagaagctttattgtagaaatgaaataactttaacttgaatctattaacatgttcctctcctatttatacagattaggaggaaggattttcctcaacagaataaatagaatagagagatttcctcatctaattgggaaaatcttatcctctatcaagttggggaaatctaTCTTCTATCAGCAACAACTTCAAGTCCAAGTAAAAAACATCATCCGCTGCTATTTCTACAACCAGAAGAGAAAAGATTCATGACATTCTTATGCTTCTATTTCTAATATTCATCGTTTAATTTGGTAGGATGTTcttaataaagaaaatatttggatGCGACATGCTTGTGCTTGTTACTGTACATGTTATCATACCACATGTCAGTAGGTCGGCATATATTGAACCATATAGGTCTGATCGAGCACCAGCACAGATCCAGTATGCAAAATGAAAAACCATGATTGAGAGTGCCCGGATGATGATCAAGATGTCTTCTCATAAACAACATATTTTATTTCAATCTCCCCCCCCCCATTACATCTGCAATCTTAATGAAAATCACCCATACAGATGGTAAATAATTCCTTCAACCAAACTTCTTCCAAGAGGTTTTGGAACAAAATCTCTAGTAGTGGTCTTtcacaaaatatatatacatatacagtaAGAATCTGGTGTTTATTACAAAGAAATGTTACATTTGTCCAGTAATATTCAGACTGATTCTATCTTGACTTGAAAACAAGCATATGCACGGGAGAGGCCAAAAACATAAACATTTTACAGCATTTAATGGTCCTTGCATCAACAAATCTTCTTAACCAAAATCTTACACCCGATGGTGAACACAAGGCAACATTTTACAGCATTTAATTTCCAGCCATCTATAGCCCTAATTGCTGAAGGTGGCTCTGAAATCTTCTTATGCTTAGACTGTCGGTGGTCCCTTCTCTCGGTATATGCTAGCTAGAGAGAGTGCAAATCTCAAACAGCATATGAACAAATAACAGGCAACATCTGTGAGATTTCGGCTGTCATCCAAATTGAGAAAGAAAATATAAGGTATGCTCCAGACACTAGATTGCATACACTCAGCCTGAAGGAGGTAAATCATATTGGTCCCTTCTCTCAGCATATGCTAGCAAGAGAGACTGCAAATCTCAAACAGCATATGAACACCTAACAGGCAACATCCATAAGAACTGATATTTCGACTGCCATCCAAATTGAGAAAGAAAATACAAGGTATTCTCCAGACAGTAGATTGTGTACACTCATTTGCCTGGAGGTAAATCATATTCGGGTCCCTTCTCTTGACATATGCTAGCTAGAGAGATTGCAAATCTCAAACAGCATATGAACACCAAACAGGCAACATCCGTAAGAACTGATATTTCGACTGCCATCCAAattgagaaagaaaaaataaggtATGCTCCAGACACTAGATTGTGTACATCTTTTGCCTGAAGAAGGTAAATCATATTCGGTCTCTCTTTTGATTTAACCATCCATTCTTTGGGGAAGATATTCTCCCATAACCTGCTTGCCTCATCATCTCTGCAAGAAAAAAGGGTAATGGTCCACTTATAATGCCAAATAAATCCAGATAATAAAGATGGGGATCATATAAAGTACCTCTTTCCCTCTCAAGTTCTTGATCCAGCTCTTCTTTCCATTTCCTCCGTCTCTCCGAAAATTTGTCACTGTTGAGAACATGCTTCTCATTTTAGGAATTTGGTAGCCTAGGAAGCCAATCTAGTGCTAAACAGCTAATTTTAGACCATCTAATTCAGAATTCTTAACAGAAGGCAGCACATATGAGATAATTTTCAACAGAAGTGTCTTTATCAAACCTTGGGCAATTTGGTTCCTGTTGAGCATCTTGAAGAAGACCTCCCCTTTCATTAAACTTAGGTGAAATTTCTCTTAGGACTTGATCATTCTCTTCCCCACTATTTGAGACTCGTCTGCTGCAATTTTCAGGACTCACCCTATTAGCTGTGCCAACAAGTGGAACAGTCTTCCCGCTTATATTCTTGTTGGGTGAAGTCTTGATCTTGGGaggaaattttaaatttttggtcATATTTTCCTCACTTTTCTTTCCAGCACATGTCTCATTGTTGTTATTTAGGCTATTAATGAACTCCTGGAAGAGAGGTGTCTGCAACTTCTTCAGATCAAGGGCCTGTCCTCGTGAAAAGAAAATGTTCTCGATTATAAATCTCATCAAGTAAGACATGTGAAGCCATTTTCATGACCAAATGAGACCAAGAAGATGGAAAATCAAGATTAACTTTAAATCTATTATCCACAATAGAAAAGAGAATGCAAGAGAAATAAACAGGTTACTAAGTGTCTACCTTCTCATCCAGAAAAGCTCTTATTTTTGACTCTGTaacttcatcatcatcttcaggAACTAACTTGCAAGGAAATGTAAAATCCTTTTCCCCTTTTCTAGTGCATGAAACATCGATGAAAGATTCACTTAAGTCATTGAAGTCCATTTTTTTGTGCTTTAAATTGATATCAAACTCATTTGACCAGTCATCAAAGGGCTCAGATATTGGGTTGAAACTCTGGAGAATCAAAGCACCAAAGTTACCAACAAATACCAATAGATACTATCTTAATTATATGTAAGCATTTTATAATATCTCTCACATGACTCTAAATTGCGACTTACTGATCCAACAACTGGAAAATCATCTTTATCGTCCAACCGGCACATATCACTACTAGTACTCATGTCCCATATTGGTCTCACAGAAGAAAGCTTTCCACGAAAGAAAGTAGAGCATCTTCCGCTGCTGCTACCACTACCACAGCCACCTATGTCCAATCCCTCACAACAAGTTCTGTTGCCAACCACTAGAGTATTGCTGCAATAGAGCCTCTCCAAAGTCAAATATTGAAATTAAATGGTAGTCTAAAAGAAATTAGTGCTTGCTTACATGCTTTTCATGTACAATTTCGATGGCAGGGCTGCATCTTTTGTGGATTCCTGATATGGCAAGTGTGTCAAGGAAGAAATATTGTAAAAGCGGTAGGACATGAACTTTTTAAGATGACTAGCTTCCACATGGAGTGAACTAACCGCAAGTGCAGAGTGGTGTATTGGATGCATATCCTGAAATTCCTTGGTAACAAAAGCATGCTGCATGAAAGTTTTAATAGAAGTAAATAACATatgagataacaaatgataacttCAGGATCAACAGTACCTGGAGCAAATCAGATGAAGTGGGCCTCAGATTTGGTTCCCtgtaaaaaattacatgttagacTCCCAGAAATCTGGCAAGGAGCACAAGATAAGTAAAAaaaccaagcaaagaagaaaaatgCACGAGCTAGGAGTCTTGAAAAAGATGTATATTTTTAAGGCATTCACATGCCCAATTGTCAATACTAGTAGCTTGTTAATCCAGTAAATGtacttgaaaatagttttcatgtcactctttttctttgaatttttttaatatttataatttttgcaGCTTTAACAAATTATTAGCACACAATTAatgtaatgagaattttacagtcTTCACATGGCAGCCTGTGGAGATCCTTGGTTTTTGCAACAAGTTCACTATGAACCAAAATTAACTTTGTTTCCATCTGGTATTCGACAGGCATTAACAGAGAAGAGTCTAATTATGCACAAATTAGTCTGGTTGACCAATTTCCCCTGGAGCAGCATCAAGAAAATAACTTTGAAGAATAACTCCAGAAAATAAATGGAATAAAAATGCCAAACCATCAAGAATGCAAAAAGAAAGAGCGTGTACTTCTGTAAGCATTTCAAAAGAAAATCCTTTGCCTCCAAAGAAAGATGTTCTGGTATAGGAGGATGCGATTTGGTTGTTCCAATGTGGAAAAGAGCAGCAACCTGGATCATAATTCAGTTTTTACCAGAGAAGGAATGGTAAAGGTATAATTGGGCAGTTTATGCACCCAATCAAATTTCATCAGGACAGTGGGAAAAGCGTACCTCTTGATATTGCTGACTCCAGGGAGGCTTACCTGTAGCCATCTCTATGACAGTGCAACCAACACTCCATATATCAGCTGAGCTGAGAAAGTTGATAATCTTTCAGAAATTATATCTAATCCAAGCACAAGTGCATCGTTATAGGGAAAAGAGTAACGGAAGTTCAAATTAGCAATCACAATGCTGTT
Coding sequences:
- the LOC135593459 gene encoding mitogen-activated protein kinase kinase kinase NPK1-like, which encodes MQGLFGSVRRSLVFHPSPDRIEDGGGGGRRIAERIGSCLRKSRIGLGLGFGGSTPKLPPPVPPHRVPADDIPPIRWRKGELIGCGAFGHVYMGMNIDSGELLAVKQVLMGTSGASKEKAQAHIKELEEEVNLLRNLSHPNIVRYLGTAREDETLNILLEFVPGGSISSLLGKFGSFPEAVIRMYTKQLLQGLEYLHQNGIIHRDIKGANILVDNKGCIKLADFGASKQVAKLATMNAAKSMKGTPYWMAPEVILQTGHSFSADIWSVGCTVIEMATGKPPWSQQYQEVAALFHIGTTKSHPPIPEHLSLEAKDFLLKCLQKEPNLRPTSSDLLQHAFVTKEFQDMHPIHHSALAESTKDAALPSKLYMKSINTLVVGNRTCCEGLDIGGCGSGSSSGRCSTFFRGKLSSVRPIWDMSTSSDMCRLDDKDDFPVVGSSFNPISEPFDDWSNEFDINLKHKKMDFNDLSESFIDVSCTRKGEKDFTFPCKLVPEDDDEVTESKIRAFLDEKALDLKKLQTPLFQEFINSLNNNNETCAGKKSEENMTKNLKFPPKIKTSPNKNISGKTVPLVGTANRVSPENCSRRVSNSGEENDQVLREISPKFNERGGLLQDAQQEPNCPSDKFSERRRKWKEELDQELEREREMMRQAGYGRISSPKNGWLNQKRDRI